TCCAGTAAGTGACCCCCGCCTGTGTGCTGTGAGGAGCTCCCCCCCACCCTCTGCCCTACAGTAGTTAGATCGGAgcagtcccccctcccctctgcttcAGTAGTCAGTCCAGAGCATTACCCCCTCTCCCAGCTGTCTTTCTAGTACGTGTCCCCTTCCCTGCGGTAGTCTGCTCGGAGCCCTTCCCTCCTCCAGAAGTCTCCCCTTCTGTACCCCCCAGTAGTCAGGTCAGAGCTTCTCCTCACCTCTCATCTGTCTTCCAGTTCAGAGGTCGGTGTACAAAGACCTGGTGATGCTGCTGCAGGATGACAAGTTCCTGTCTGAAGCCCAGCTGAAGTGTAAGGTGAGCTCCGAAATACCGGGCTGGACGCCCCCTCTGTGCCGCCATGGGGCGCtttgtccgccccccccccccccccccaatcccgtCCTCTGTGCCGCCACGGGGCGCTTtgtccaccacccccccccctctgtgccgCCACGGGGCGCTTtgtccaccaccccccccccccctctgtgccgCCACGGGGGCGCTTtgtccaccaccccccccccctctgtgccgCCACGGGGCGCtttgtccaccccccccccctctgtgccgCCACGGGGCGCtttgtccacccccccccccccctctgtgccgCCACGGGGCGCtttgtccaccccccccccccccctctgtgccgCCACGGGGCGCtttgtccacccccccccccctctgtgccgCCACGGGGCGCTTtgtccaccccaccccccctctgTGCCGCCACGGGGCGCtttgtccgccccccccccccatcccgccctCTGTGCCGTCGCGGGGCGCtttgtatgccccccccccccctctgtgcgCCACGGGGCGCtttgtccgccccccccccccccccatcccgcccctctgTGCCGTCGCGGGGCGCCTTgtccgcccccacccccccatgacCCCTCTGCGCCGCCGCGGGGTGCTTTGCccgccccacccccccacccctctgtGCCGCTTCCGGGAGCTTTGCccgccccacccccccacccctctgtGCCGCTTCCGGGAGCTTTGCccgccccacccccccacccctctgtGCCGCTTCCGGGAGCTTTGCccgccccacccccccacccctctgtGCCGCTTCCGGGAGCTTTgtccgcccccacccccccacccctctgtGCCGCTTCCGGGAGCTTTGTccgccccccaccaccacccctctgtgccgccgcggggcgctTTGTCCGCCACCCCCACCCtctgtgccgccgcggggcgctTTGTCCGCCACCCCCACCCTCTGTGCCGCCGCCTGGCGCTtcgtccccccacccccacccctctgtgccgccgcggggcgctttgtcccccacccccacccctctgtgccgccgcggggcactttgtccgcacccccccccctcctctgtgcCGCCGCGGGCGCTTTGTCCGCCCCCCCTCTGTGCCGCCGCGAGCGCTTTGTccgcccctccccctctccccccctgtgccgccgcggggcgctTTGTCTGCCTCACTTCCAGGACAAGGTTGAGCCGTTGTTCTTTTTCTCTGCAGGGCGAGAAATGTTTTGCAGGAGACACGCTGGTAGAGGGCGGCTCCCTGAATGAGATGCACAATGGGACCACCTACCGCGAAGTCCGGCAGTACCGGACCGGCCACCATCTTGTACGCTTCTACTTTCTGACCCGCGGTTACTCCACTTACCTGGAGAGCATACTGTCAGATTTCCAGAGCGGCCCCCAACCGGATGTGCTGATAGTAAACTCCTGTATCTGGGATCTCAGGAGGTGATCGCCACGTTTGGTGTAGCGTCCCCGCCGCCATATCGACACAGCGGATACTCATTGTCCTCGTCTCCTGCAGGTATGGCGACGCAAAACTGGAGGCTTACAAGACCAACCTGGACAACCTCTTCCATCGCCTCAAGAAGGTGCTGAGTCCCCAGTGCCTCATCCTATGGAACATGACCATGCCGGTCGGGTACAAAGAGAAGGAATTACCAGAGGTAACCGCGCCAATGTGTCATGGCAAGCGGGGGCGACTCCCATAAAGTATGCACACCCCACCGGGTTAACCAGGCGCCTTCCCTGCTGTTGTCTGGATAATATTTGGGTGGGCTGCGGGAACAAATGCTTGCAGCGACGGTCGGGCCCTTGCAGTTGCTTTGCGCGGGGGGGTTGGGTGGGGGGTGTTTACTTTTCCCCTATATGTATTGCCTTTGCATTGTTCTGTATCCAGGATTTGGCGCACAACCTGCAGTGGGACATCATAGAGGGCAACTTTTTCAGCGCCACTCTGGCGGATATCCACAAGCTGGACGTCCTGGACATGCACTACCACTTCCGCTGCGACCTGCCGCCTCAGATGCCGTGATGCCATCCACTGGAACAACTGGCACATCGGAAGTACACCCAgatcctcctgacccacatcgcaAGGGCCTGGGGAGTGGAGCCACCAAAGGGCAACAACACAGAAGGTGCGCAATGCTGCTTACCTCCACACCACGTGCTTTCTGTACTACCCCCCACAACACCTCCTGTGGTccaaggagctcacaatctaatgggCTCAGACCCTCGGGGTGCCTATGCTTTCCATACATCTACCAGTCTTGCTATAACCTGCTCTTCCTCGCCCGTGTTTCAGGCTCCAGTGTTCCCACCGCGCTGCCTCAATCGGTTGCTTTGAGAAAAGACCCCAAGCTGCGCCCCACCTTCAAGAAGCGAGCAAGCTGCCACCCAGGGTAAGATTCCATTGCTACCCACCCCAAATGGGGTAGTTATGGGATCCCAGCCTACTGGGCAGAGGATGATGAGTGCTGAGAGCACAGTATTAGAGCAGTTGCTTCAGCTCTTCGCCCCATCCTCTGTCTCTGCAGGGGCTGAGTACATGCCCGGGTACACATCCTTCGACGGACGTGACGTTAATGCCATGCCTGGTGAGTATCGCtgccgcatgcttttctgggGAGGTAATGCCCACTAATGTTGTGTAATCCCTACTCTCTGTCTGCCAGGTGTGCCGTGCCTTGACTACACCAATGACATGTTCCTCCACTTAGATGGTGAGTACAGAAGACGTCTTCAGCCCCATGCCGTCTTTGCCATTTTATCTCCTCCTCCCTcgtgtgccaaccctctgccgtCTCCTCGCCTGCCCTTTTCTTCTCTGCCAAGTGACTACCAATGTTGCTCTTGTTGTCATCCTGCTCTTCCACCTTAGTGGCGCTAATGATGTATGCCCGATGAAACCTCTCAGACTTCTCTCTGGCATGAGAAACCAACGTCATCTGCGCCTACAGCCCAGCCACGGGCAGATTGGCATTCACCAGAGAACACCAGTTTTGGCTGGTCCACCATTGGCGCCCCGTTCCCTCCGCTGATGACGGCTGGTTCATACTGACAGACATGACAGTTTGGAGATGATGAAGAGTCGATGCCTGATTTGGACAGTGTATATTAATGCTGCCCGTCACCTCCACCAAATATTATAGGCCCCGCCCACCTCTGGTGTGCTGATATACATAGATAATGACTCTACGTAAATTGTGCCATTGCTGTGTACATATATAACCTGTgttatgtatatatctgtataccgcTGTCCGCTGCACTGATAATGGTGTGTTTGTGTTTCAGCCGCTTCGTCCTTTGTGAACGATAGTCCACTGCTGACCGCCAACATTACCCCCAGATTCTTCACTccacaccctcctcttcctccacctcctccaggTAATGGCCGCACTCAGGGTCCATATAGGGGGATGTCTCAGATCGATGATCTTAACCTCCTCGTGTGACACAACTACTCGTTACAGAACTGATACCACCAACAGCGTTACCAGTAATAGTATTGGGGTGCTTGTAGTGGCGCTATCGGTACTATTACTCCTACCACCATTACTGTCACTACTATTGTCATTAATACTATCAGTACTGTTACCACTATCACCACCAGTGCTATTACCTCGTTCAGTACTATTACCCATACCCCAATGGCCCCAGTACTGTCCCCACCCCAGTAGCACCAGTACTAGTACGGTTACCCCTACTAATCCCGCCAGTAGTACCGGTTATCCGCCCCACTACTAATCCCGCCAGTAGTACCGGTTATCCGCCCCACTACTAATCCCGCCAGTAGTACCGGTTATCCGCCCCACTACTAATCCCGCCAGTAGTACCGGTTATCCGCCCCACTACTAATCCCGCCAGTAGTACCGGTTATCCGCCCCACTACTAATCCCGCCAGTAGTACCGGTTATCCGCCCCACCTTACTAATCCCGCCAGTAGTACCGGTTATCCGCCCCACCTTACTAATCCCGCCAGTAGTACCGGTTATCCGCCCCACCTTACTAATCCCGCCAGTAGTACCGGTTATCCGCCCCACCTTACTAATCCCGCCAGTAGTACCGGTTATCCGCCCCACTACTAATCCCGCCAGTAGTACCGGTTATCCGCCCCACTACTAATCCCGCCAGTAGTACCGGTTATCCGCCCCACTACTAATCCCGCCAGTAGTACCGGTTATCCGCCCCACTACTAATCCCGCCAGTAGTACCGGTTATCCGCCCCACTACTAATCCCGCCAGTAGTACCGGTTATCCGCCCCACTACTAATCCCGCCAGTAGTACCGGTTATCCGCCCCACTACTAATCCCGCCAGTAGTACCGGTTATCCGCCCCACTACTAATCCCGCCAGTAGTACCGGTTATCCGCCCCACTACTAATCCCGCCAGTAGTACCGGTTATCCGCCCCACTACTAATCCCGCCAGTAGTACCGGTTATCCGCCCCACTACTAATCCCGCCAGTAGTACCGGTTATCCGCCCCACTACTAATCCCGCCAGTAGTACCGGTTATCCGCCCCACTACTAATCCCGCCAGTAGTACCGGTTATCCGCCCCACTACTAATCCCGCCAGTAGTACCGGTTATCCGCCCCACTACTAATCCCGCCAGTAGTACCGGTTATCCGCCCCACTACTAATCCCGCCAGTAGTACCGGTTATCCGCCCCACTACTAATCCCGCCAGTAGTACCGGTTATCCGCCCCACTACTAATCCCGCCAGTAGTACCGGTTATCCGCCCCACTACTAATCCCGCCAGTAGTACCGGTTATCCGCCCCACTACTAATCCCGCCAGTAGTACCGGTTATCCGCCCCACTACTAATCCCGCCAGTAGTACCGGTTATCCGCCCCACTACTAATCCCGCCAGTAGTACCGGTTATCCGCCCCACTACTAATCCCGCCAGTAGTACCGGTTATCCGCCCCACTACTAATCCCGCCAGTAGTACCGGTTATCCGCCCCACCACTAATCCCGCCAGTAGTACCGGTTATCCGCCCCACCACTAATCCCGCCAGCAGTACCGGTTATCCGCCCCACCACTAATCCCGCCAGCAGTACCGGTTATCCGCCCCACCTTACTAATCCCGCCAGCAGTACCGGTTATCCGCCCCACCTTACTAATCCCGCCAGCAGTACCGGTTATCCGCCCCACCTTACTAATCCCGCCAGCAGTACCGGTTATCCGCCCCACCTTACTAATCCCGCCAGCAGTACCGGTTATCCGCCCCACCTTACTAATCCCGCCAGCAGTACCGGTTATCCGCCCCACCTTACTAATCCCGCCAGCAGTACCGGTTATCCGCCCCACCTTACTAATCCCGCCAGCAGTACCGGTTATCCGCCCCACTTTACTAATCCCGCCAGCAGTACCGGTTATCCGCCCCACTTTACTACTCCTGCCAGCAGTACCGGTTATCCCCCCCCACCTTACTACTCCCGCCAGCAGTACCGGTTATCCCCCAACCTTACTACTTCCGCCAGCAGTACCGGTTATTCACACACACGACTCCCACCAGTCGGACCGGAAGATGCGTGATAGCGGTGCCAGACCCTTTTATGTGGACTTCAGCTGTTTGGTGGAGTTGTCCTTTCCTCCTAGTAACCTGAGTTTATTAATACAGCTGGTCTTCCTTCTTCAGGTCCGCCATTCCCCAGCCATCCATTTGCTGGAAGAAATTTGCCCCCGTACATGCTGCCACCTGAGAACTTCCACCCTCTTCCCCACCACCTGCCGTACCCACAAGAGGTCTGGGATATGAAGATGATGTCACGGAGGACGCTGAGACCAGAGATGGGCTGGACCCACCCGTAcccactgcctccaatgtacCCGTCCAGGATCTACTGACCACCACCAGCTGGGACCCACCATCCAGGGTCCGGGGTCACATGAAGCATTTTGGTTACATTCAATGTGCtgttttgggatttttgcacttttttcttagaggaaaagttttttgtttcttACACTGAATCACTCAGGGCGAATTCTAGAAGTTGCTGATGAAGTATTCACGCCTCTGTTGATTGGAAGTTGTTCAGCCTGGGGCAGCATTTCCCCTAAGCACCCACTAAACTGCCAAAAAGTTTGGGCACCCTGCTGGCATTCAATGACTTTAGTAATACCATTTTTGGCTATGAAATGGCGTATTGCCCTCCCGGAGGTCGTCGCtgcctgggtattagtgtatcgtGATGCCACCAGAAGCAGGGGGTTTGACAGGATGAACGCCTCACTCACacaccccagctcccgatagggtcaagtctGGAggatcctagcagcacagtgtggcaGCGGTGCAGCCTCAGGCTGATGGTTTGTGGTCGTCTTAGGCGTACATtgtgagctgtaaatgctgccatgttagcgCAGTAACGTGGCACCATTAACATCTTATAATGTACGCCAAGGTGACCACAAACAATCAGGCTAAGGCTGCACCGCTGCCACAAATGAATTCGGGCCGTGCTTCTGCTGTGGTGGCTCGGAGAGCCTGCCGCCCACCGCTTGAGTCCTGTCTCTCAGCATCCGCATGGCAGGTCCGTGCTGTGTTGGCCGACCCCCGCGGCCGCCGatgtctttctctgctccctcagtGGCGCTCCCCCATTCAACGCTGCCAGCTGGGATTCCATAGTGCCCTTGCAGGACCTATGGGGCTAacagatgtgcagccaatcaggtacagggggcgtcaccccctgtcaatcttggctccacgaGGAGTtcttggtggcgtcaagatacattaatacccGCCGCCTGTCCTGGGTACGGTGGAGTCGGCTAAATGTCAGTTTTTGCACATCAAGGAAAGTATTAACCCCTCCCCATGTTGCTGCTACACGCAAGCTGTTTTTGCACTTCTATATAAGCTTGAAAGTTACCTCTGTGTCTTGTGACATTTCTATGTTTGTAAGCTGAGTCACGGCGCCCCCCGGTGGAGGTGCTGCGTATGTTTTATAGTTAGGTGCAGCCGTCTGCCTTTGTTTGTGGTATTTATATGTTTGGTTTTTCTACTCTTTTTTTATACAAAGTTATTGGACGTTTATTTGTTCTTCTCTGTTTTTTACTCCTGTTGGAATAAAGtttattcactgcagacagaaaagTTTTTGTACTAAATTTCTAATCGTTTCCCAAAGACCAACCGGGGATCACAGGGTTTCTTATCTACTTCACAGCCCCACGATTCCGCGCTCCGCTGCACTTGGCCTCTGCTCCCTAGTAAAATAATGACATCGCAAATCAAAATGTATATTCACCTTTTCTGTATTCAGACACATTTTTATGCTCTGCTCTTATCTTAGCCAAGTGCTTTGTCAACATCTTACATGAGGatgtacggatcctgagttacatcctgcattatactccagagctgcactcactatcctgctggtggagtcactgtgtgcatacattacttatcctgtactgatcctgagttacgtcctgtattatactccagagctgcactcactattctgctagtggagtcactgtgtacatacattacttatcctgagttacgtcctgtattatactccagagctgcactcactattcccctgttggactcactgtgtacatgcattacttatcctgtactgctcctgagttacatcctgtattatactccagagctgcactcactattctgctggtggagtcactgtgtacatacattacttatcctgtactgatcctgagttacatcctgtattataccccagagctgcactcactattctgctggtggagtcactgtgtacatacattacttatcctgtactgatcctgagttacatcctgtattataccccagagctgcactcactattctgctggtagagtcactgtgtacatacattacttatcctgagttacatccttttaTTAGAACAGTAGAAAACATAACAAAACTGTATAGAactagatgccccccccccccccccgttctccaTGACCCATCAAAAAAAGAAGTCACTTTATACCCATTTCCCCACTGcacactcacacacccactgaTACTCCTCATATAGCAAAAACACTTATGGGAGCATAACACTGGAGAAAAcaaactccaggtccagccgaaCCCCCTGAAACCACACAGAATTAAACAATAGCCTAAATCCCAACATAAATAACTAACCAAAACATGCTAACAGAGACTGAGCCAGCCGGCATACAACCAAACTACCtaagtattttctttttttttttttaatccccagtgCAGTCAGCTTGGGGGCCAcacccgctccaccagtccgtgcccagagtttaatgttcgggacgtgccaggct
Above is a window of Eleutherodactylus coqui strain aEleCoq1 unplaced genomic scaffold, aEleCoq1.hap1 HAP1_SCAFFOLD_32, whole genome shotgun sequence DNA encoding:
- the LOC136592631 gene encoding LOW QUALITY PROTEIN: PC-esterase domain-containing protein 1A-like (The sequence of the model RefSeq protein was modified relative to this genomic sequence to represent the inferred CDS: inserted 1 base in 1 codon; deleted 1 base in 1 codon), which encodes MGCFRSADVRQLLHNKFVVILGDSIQRSVYKDLVMLLQDDKFLSEAQLKCKGEKCFAGDTLVEGGSLNEMHNGTTYREVRQYRTGHHLVRFYFLTRGYSTYLESILSDFQSGPQPDVLIVNSCIWDLRRYGDAKLEAYKTNLDNLFHRLKKVLSPQCLILWNMTMPVGYKEKELPEDLAHNLQWDIIEGNFFSATLADIHKLDVLDMHYHFRCDLRLRCRDAIHWNXLAHRKYTQILLTHIARAWGVEPPKGNNTEGSSVPTALPQSVALRKDPKLRPTFKKRASCHPG